In Prosthecobacter fusiformis, the sequence GCAGCAATGCCCAGCACGTTTCCAAATTCGTCGCCCCCAGCCAGTTTTACGCCCGCGTCATGCAGGAAAAACTGGCCGTCGGCGCAGACAAAATGGCCGTCGTTTTTAATGGCCTGGATGCCAATTCCTTCAGCGTCGCCGACCCCGATCCCAACTGGCCCGTCATCGGCTACTTCGCCCGCATGATCCATGGCAAAGGCCTCACCACCCTGGTAGATGCGTATATCCAGCTCTCCAAACGCGGCACCGTCCCCCGCGTGAAACTGAAGATTGGCGGCGCCAAAACCGCCAGCGATGACAAATACATCGCCAGTCTGCAAAAGAAGCTCAAAGACGCAGGCTGCGCCCAGCGCGTGGAATGGCACCCGAATCTCAGCTTCGCCGATAAGCTCAAATTCTTCCGCAACCTCACCGTCCTCTCCGTCCCCGCCACCTATGGCGAGGCCTTCGGCCTCTATATCCTCGAGGCCATGGCCAGCGGCGTCCCCGTCGTGCAGCCAGACCACGGTGCTTTTCCAGAGCTCATCGCCGCTTCCGGAGGCGGCGTCCTCTGCCCGCCAGACGATGTCACCGCCCTCGCCGATGCCCTGGAAAAACTCCTGCTCGACGATTACCAGCGCGAGCAAATTTCCAATCGCGGCCTAACCGGCGTGCGCACCGAATTCAGCGCCGCCCGCATGGCCGAACGCTTCGATGCCGTCCTCACCGAAGCAAAACAAAGCATCACCCCCAAGGTGTAGGGCGCCCGCCAATACAACCCAAGGAGTTGGGGCGTCCCGCCCCGACACGTCCCCCCCAAGCCATCGCGGGGTGTCCATGCCCCCCACTTCGGTCTCCCAAGGAGTTGGGGCGTCTCGCCCCAATATGCCCCCGACATCTCCCCCCCCCAAAAAACCCACCCACCCCCCCGCACAACCCAGTCATTGCCACGCCACCCCAGCCCAGGTATGCTCCCCGCATGAAGTCCGCCACTTTCCTGCCGCTGCTGGTTTGCCTGTCCCTGCTGATCAGCCTGTTCGTCCCGCAGATCCAGGCCGAAACCGCCAACTACAAAGGCAAGGTCGTCATCATCCCAGTCGGCGAAGAGGACCTCATCGCACGGGCGCGTTTCGAGTTCATGTCCCGCACCCTGGAGCGCTGCACCGATGAAGGGGCCGAGGCGGTGATCTTTGACCTCGATACCCCCGGCGGCCTGCTTTGGGACACCGTGGACCTCATGATGAACGACCTGCAAAAGCTCAAACCGCGCAGCTTCGCCTTCGTCAACAAACGCGCCCTCTCCGCCGGGGCCATGATCGCCGTAGCCACGGATGGCATTTACATCGCCCCCGCAGGCACCGCCGGAGCAGCCTCCCCCGTCTATGGCGGTGGCCAGGAAATGGGCGATGCCGAACGCGCCAAAATGAACTCCGCCACCATGGGCATGGCCCGCGCCGTGGCCAAACGCAAAGGTCACGATCCCCGCGTCATCGAGGCCATGATCGACATGAGCCGCGAACTGAAAATCGGCGATGTCCTCCTGGACAGCAAGGATTCCATCCTCACCCTGGATGCCGAGCAGGCCGTCATGAAGCTCGAAAACGGCAAGCCCCTCTTTGCCAAAGGCATCGTGGACACCCTGGATGAAATTAAAAAGGCCGAAGGTCTGAAGGGCGAAACCGTCATCGCCGAGCCCACCGGTTTTGAAGTCATCGCCATCTGGGTCACCAAATACGCCGCTATCCTCATCCTTATCGGCGTCGCCGGTGGTTACCTGGAAATGCAGGCCCCTGGGTTCGGCATCCCCGGCTTCGTCTCCATCGCCGCCTTCAGCCTCTTCTTCTTTGGCCACTACGTCGCAGGTAGCCTCGTCGGCCAGGAGACCGCCGCAGCCGCAGCCGTATTCATCATCGGCATCGCCCTGCTCATCATTGAGATCGCCATCTTCCCCGGCCTGCTGATTCCCGGCATCCTCGGTTTTGTCATGATCATGGCCGCCCTCGTTTACACCATGTCCGGCTGGGAAATGCCCGTCTCCCCCACCCTCCCCGGATCGCCTGCAGAATCCCCCGACGGCACCGGTTTCGACATCAACATTTACGCCACCGGTTTGCGCAACTTCGCGTTAGGCGTCCTCGGCGCAGGC encodes:
- a CDS encoding glycosyltransferase family 4 protein, coding for MRILHLTPGTGNFHCGSCLRDHALIKALRSRGHDAIMAPLYLPLVTDREVANPEIGIRVGGISLFLQQKMPWFRFLPRFIHRWLDKPNHLRFASRFMGMTSARDLGEMTLGALEGESGRQWPEWQRLIEWIRTEGKPDVISLSNSLLIGLCPTLERDLGIPVVVSLQGEDSFLDTLIEPYREKSWAAMRSNAQHVSKFVAPSQFYARVMQEKLAVGADKMAVVFNGLDANSFSVADPDPNWPVIGYFARMIHGKGLTTLVDAYIQLSKRGTVPRVKLKIGGAKTASDDKYIASLQKKLKDAGCAQRVEWHPNLSFADKLKFFRNLTVLSVPATYGEAFGLYILEAMASGVPVVQPDHGAFPELIAASGGGVLCPPDDVTALADALEKLLLDDYQREQISNRGLTGVRTEFSAARMAERFDAVLTEAKQSITPKV
- a CDS encoding NfeD family protein produces the protein MKSATFLPLLVCLSLLISLFVPQIQAETANYKGKVVIIPVGEEDLIARARFEFMSRTLERCTDEGAEAVIFDLDTPGGLLWDTVDLMMNDLQKLKPRSFAFVNKRALSAGAMIAVATDGIYIAPAGTAGAASPVYGGGQEMGDAERAKMNSATMGMARAVAKRKGHDPRVIEAMIDMSRELKIGDVLLDSKDSILTLDAEQAVMKLENGKPLFAKGIVDTLDEIKKAEGLKGETVIAEPTGFEVIAIWVTKYAAILILIGVAGGYLEMQAPGFGIPGFVSIAAFSLFFFGHYVAGSLVGQETAAAAAVFIIGIALLIIEIAIFPGLLIPGILGFVMIMAALVYTMSGWEMPVSPTLPGSPAESPDGTGFDINIYATGLRNFALGVLGAGILILAIFRFLPQTGPFQRLVLDSSIDQGEAKAPNTATVSIGDLGQTISALRPYGTAQFGERRIEAMVESGYLQSGTEVRIRDIQGPKIIVEPIA